The Choloepus didactylus isolate mChoDid1 chromosome 26 unlocalized genomic scaffold, mChoDid1.pri SUPER_26_unloc2, whole genome shotgun sequence genome has a window encoding:
- the LOC119525767 gene encoding translation initiation factor IF-2-like, translated as MRKTQYEHTFSHSSAGPGEASRPRGLGQAGSPLPRTLGELGVPQAGGSFERVYRGPEGEGRPGTKARPLPGSRGGGAARDQGQPGSLPQAFKAPHRPPPGDSRPGRGGTLSVCHFGRGLARPRSPASGLRRAGGGHRVPGSQAGQVPALRELRGSRRPTSGEESGRGGAARRPGKASRAPGMELTEPPQPPGPGGRAERRSSAPVENRVVGPRDSKICLWSHLDMGPQRPHRTTINFCKPFSRQKRKRIRAQGWKLVVGPDDLPTTEADRLETVFLFTRPWWDPNMN; from the exons ATGAGGAAGACACAGTATGAACACACTTTCTCCCATAGCTCCGCCGGGCCCGGGGAGGCCTCCAGGCCCCGGGGACTCGGGCAGGCCGGGTCCCCGCTCCCCAGGACCCTCGGGGAACTCGGGGTCCCACAGGCGGGGGGAAGCTTTGAGCGCGTCTACCGGGGCCcagagggggaggggcggcccgGGACCAAGGCCA GGCCTCTGCCGGGGTCCCGAGGGGGCGGGGCGGCCCGGGATCAGGGCCAGCCTGGTTCCCTCCCCCAGGCCTTCAAGGCCCCCCACAGACCCCCGCCCGGCGACTCCCGCCCGGGCCGGGGCGGGACACTTTCAGTTTGCCATTTTGGGAGGGGGCTGGCGCGCCCCCGGAGCCCCGCCTCCGGGCTCCGCCGGGCCGGAGGAGGTCACCGGGTCCCGGGGAGTCAGGCAGGACAGGTTCCCGCCCTCCGGGAGCTTCGGGGGTCTCGGCGCCCCACAAGCGGCGAGGAGagcgggcggggcggggcggcgcgGCGGCCGGGCAAGGCAAGCCGCGCGCCCGGCATGGAGCTCACCGAGCCTCCCCAGCCCCCCGGGCCAG GGGGGCGCGCTGAGAGACGTTCCTCAGCCCCGGTGGAGAACCGAGTGGTCGGGCCTCGAGATTCGAAAATCtgcctctggagccatctggacaTGGGCCCACAAcg cccacatAGGACAACTATCAACTTCTGCAAACCCTTTTCAcgtcagaagaggaagagaatccGTGCCCAGGGATGGAAACTAGTCGTGGGGCCAGACGATCTACCTACCACGGAAGCAGACCGCCTCGAAACCGTTTTTCTTTTCACCCGACCCTGGTGGGACCCTAACATGAATTAA
- the LOC119525783 gene encoding uncharacterized protein LOC119525783 — translation MVRDYASFGLLSSLLELEPFTRGVAVLLPVARKTTHRGGCPSNTLAVKVVPCYLFDYHKHITFSVWGCESSSEIPPRTIEMAILWVSPVPQNSLCTYVSQGQEDPDARKYEDLVVPDTKFALLQEGQDNNSLVLSGEATQVAPQTYFLHFRSTRISRFFQLLDARVTNLGNKNTIAPKSVSLHYLPDANMFRATIKIMGNVLLQDSLWVQLHICTSGNPSEIILHKASIPQSSSSQGGHFIPLFLEKKKVVKPGESTTLRVTACFHLGQRKSGKTPALFIAGLEQNQTTIVQPTVWLPNIRLHVTVTNNSPKLLILRKDTPVAAAVPLYYTDRDTPSEQTPTHGLVSCDLDLMKLVWETAIIETGEGGMIFYPMHINLRELNTRDEPMDH, via the coding sequence ATGGTGCGAGACTACGCCTCCTTCGGACTTCTCTCCTCCTTGCTCGAGCTGGAGCCGTTCACCCGCGGCGTTGCCGTGCTCCTCCCGGTCGCGCGGAAAACAACTCATAGGGGCGGCTGTCCCAGCAACACCCTCGCAGTGAAAGTAGTGCCCTGTTACCTCTTTGACTACCACAAACACATCACCTTCTCGGTGTGGGGCTGTGAGTCATCCTCAGAGATCCCCCCACGGACCATAGAAATGGCCATCCTGTGGGTCAGCCCAGTACCCCAAAACAGCCTATGCACTTACGTCTCCCAGGGACAGGAGGACCCAGATGCCCGCAAGTATGAGGACCTCGTCGTCCCAGACACAAAGTTCGCCCTCTTACAAGAGGGCCAGGATAACAACAGCCTCGTCCTCAGTGGCGAGGCCACCCAAGTCGCTCCCCAGACCTACTTCCTCCACTTTCGCAGTACAAGAATCAGTCGCTTCTTCCAACTCTTAGATGCCAGAGTTACTAACCTAGGTAACAAAAACACCATCGCCCCTAAGAGCGTCTCCCTACACTATCTACCCGATGCAAACATGTTTCGAGCAACCATCAAGATCATGGGGAATGTGCTGCTGCAAGACAGCCTGTGGGTCCAGCTGCACATCTGCACCAGCGGAAACCCCTCAGAGATTATACTCCATAAAGCCAGCATACCCCAATCCTCATCATCCCAGGGAGGGCATTTTATTCCCCTTTTTCTGGAGAAGAAAAAGGTCGTGAAGCCGGGAGAATCGACCACCCTCAGAGTTACAGCCTGTTTCCACTTGGGACAAAGAAAATCTGGGAAAACCCCTGCTCTCTTCATAGCGGGCTTGGAACAAAACCAGACAACGATCGTGCAGCCCACCGTTTGGCTACCCAACATAAGACTCCATGTCACCGTTACCAACAACAGCCCCAAATTACTCATCCTCAGGAAAGATACCCCGGTAGCCGCCGCAGTCCCCCTATATTATACTGACAGAGACACTCCAAGTGAGCAGACTCCAACCCACGGGCTCGTGTCCTGTGACCTAGACCTGATGAAACTGGTGTGGGAAACAGCCATCATTGAGACGGGAGAAGGAGGGATGATATTTTACCCAATGCACATTAACCTCCGAGAACTGAACACCAGGGATGAACCCATGGACCACTGA
- the LOC119525784 gene encoding uncharacterized protein LOC119525784 isoform X3, which produces MFRGMGGGRERYLESSSLSRTNTLSTLGKEAASTKPATYTTSMDVFGAHVWRDRRMSAGVESLMWKAVYGQRLNTLTSQELRYLHLVLCKMYGLCLNVYLLREAVANAGNQDDVVLGRKVPREVWKFIYDGCVQKTGITHEMLVEQASSAALWLRLNSKPELLAGLTSYILHRLGVRVPVTVAPRNLKDGNYLYTLGGVLPGRLLMRRRALGIWGRWMLSVGIGDACGESRHKKAAARRNKRRRNRIHFTICLFSVTATCSKPQPWLLAKSPKQQNKVCHSHHAPRTVL; this is translated from the exons ATGTTCAGGGGGATGGGCGGCGGTAGGGAGAGGTATTTAGAAAGCAGTTCCTTGTCGAGGACCAACACTCTATCTACTTTGGGGAAAGAGGCCGCATCTACAAAGCCAGCCACGTATACCACCAGCATGGATGTCTTTGGGGCGCACGTATGGCGGGACAGGCGTATGAGCGCGGGGGTGGAGAGCCTGATGTGGAAGGCTGTGTACGGGCAGCGATTAAATACGCTCACCAGTCAGGAGCTCAGATACCTGCACCTGGTGCTGTGTAAGATGTACGGGCTGTGTCTCAACGTATACTTACTTCGGGAAGCCGTCGCCAACGCGGGCAACCAGGACGACGTGGTCTTAGGCAGGAAGGTGCCCCGCGAGGTCTGGAAATTTATCTATGATGGGTGTGTGCAAAAAACGGGTATTACGCACGAGATGCTGGTAGAGCAGGCTAGCAGTGCCGCCCTGTGGCTCCGTCTTAATTCCAAACCCGAGCTGCTGGCTGGACTCACCAGCTACATCCTGCACAGGCTCGGGGTGAGGGTACCGGTGACGGTGGCCCCTAGAAACCTCAAAGATGGAAACTACCTCTACACCCTGGGGGGTGTCCTTCCCGGAAGGTTGCTCATG AGGCGACGAGCGCTGGGTATCTGGGGCCGGTGGATGTTGTCTGTGGGGATCGGAGATGCATGCGGGGAATCCCGGCACAAGAAGGCGGCGGCGCGGAGGAACAAAAGAAGGCGCAATCGGATACACTTCACTATCTGTTTATTTTCAGTAACAGCCACTTGTTCTAAACCACAGCCATGGTTGTTGGCAAAAAgcccaaaacaacaaaataaagtctgTCATAGTCATCATGCCCCGCGAACTGTGCTCTGA
- the LOC119525784 gene encoding uncharacterized protein LOC119525784 isoform X2 translates to MFRGMGGGRERYLESSSLSRTNTLSTLGKEAASTKPATYTTSMDVFGAHVWRDRRMSAGVESLMWKAVYGQRLNTLTSQELRYLHLVLCKMYGLCLNVYLLREAVANAGNQDDVVLGRKVPREVWKFIYDGCVQKTGITHEMLVEQASSAALWLRLNSKPELLAGLTSYILHRLGVRVPVTVAPRNLKDGNYLYTLGGVLPGRLLMGTSGSIKLFSQRRRALGIWGRWMLSVGIGDACGESRHKKAAARRNKRRRNRIHFTICLFSVTATCSKPQPWLLAKSPKQQNKVCHSHHAPRTVL, encoded by the exons ATGTTCAGGGGGATGGGCGGCGGTAGGGAGAGGTATTTAGAAAGCAGTTCCTTGTCGAGGACCAACACTCTATCTACTTTGGGGAAAGAGGCCGCATCTACAAAGCCAGCCACGTATACCACCAGCATGGATGTCTTTGGGGCGCACGTATGGCGGGACAGGCGTATGAGCGCGGGGGTGGAGAGCCTGATGTGGAAGGCTGTGTACGGGCAGCGATTAAATACGCTCACCAGTCAGGAGCTCAGATACCTGCACCTGGTGCTGTGTAAGATGTACGGGCTGTGTCTCAACGTATACTTACTTCGGGAAGCCGTCGCCAACGCGGGCAACCAGGACGACGTGGTCTTAGGCAGGAAGGTGCCCCGCGAGGTCTGGAAATTTATCTATGATGGGTGTGTGCAAAAAACGGGTATTACGCACGAGATGCTGGTAGAGCAGGCTAGCAGTGCCGCCCTGTGGCTCCGTCTTAATTCCAAACCCGAGCTGCTGGCTGGACTCACCAGCTACATCCTGCACAGGCTCGGGGTGAGGGTACCGGTGACGGTGGCCCCTAGAAACCTCAAAGATGGAAACTACCTCTACACCCTGGGGGGTGTCCTTCCCGGAAGGTTGCTCATG GGTACCTCAGGCTCCATAAAACTTTTCTCTCAGAGGCGACGAGCGCTGGGTATCTGGGGCCGGTGGATGTTGTCTGTGGGGATCGGAGATGCATGCGGGGAATCCCGGCACAAGAAGGCGGCGGCGCGGAGGAACAAAAGAAGGCGCAATCGGATACACTTCACTATCTGTTTATTTTCAGTAACAGCCACTTGTTCTAAACCACAGCCATGGTTGTTGGCAAAAAgcccaaaacaacaaaataaagtctgTCATAGTCATCATGCCCCGCGAACTGTGCTCTGA
- the LOC119525784 gene encoding uncharacterized protein LOC119525784 isoform X1, which produces MFRGMGGGRERYLESSSLSRTNTLSTLGKEAASTKPATYTTSMDVFGAHVWRDRRMSAGVESLMWKAVYGQRLNTLTSQELRYLHLVLCKMYGLCLNVYLLREAVANAGNQDDVVLGRKVPREVWKFIYDGCVQKTGITHEMLVEQASSAALWLRLNSKPELLAGLTSYILHRLGVRVPVTVAPRNLKDGNYLYTLGGVLPGRLLMQGTSGSIKLFSQRRRALGIWGRWMLSVGIGDACGESRHKKAAARRNKRRRNRIHFTICLFSVTATCSKPQPWLLAKSPKQQNKVCHSHHAPRTVL; this is translated from the exons ATGTTCAGGGGGATGGGCGGCGGTAGGGAGAGGTATTTAGAAAGCAGTTCCTTGTCGAGGACCAACACTCTATCTACTTTGGGGAAAGAGGCCGCATCTACAAAGCCAGCCACGTATACCACCAGCATGGATGTCTTTGGGGCGCACGTATGGCGGGACAGGCGTATGAGCGCGGGGGTGGAGAGCCTGATGTGGAAGGCTGTGTACGGGCAGCGATTAAATACGCTCACCAGTCAGGAGCTCAGATACCTGCACCTGGTGCTGTGTAAGATGTACGGGCTGTGTCTCAACGTATACTTACTTCGGGAAGCCGTCGCCAACGCGGGCAACCAGGACGACGTGGTCTTAGGCAGGAAGGTGCCCCGCGAGGTCTGGAAATTTATCTATGATGGGTGTGTGCAAAAAACGGGTATTACGCACGAGATGCTGGTAGAGCAGGCTAGCAGTGCCGCCCTGTGGCTCCGTCTTAATTCCAAACCCGAGCTGCTGGCTGGACTCACCAGCTACATCCTGCACAGGCTCGGGGTGAGGGTACCGGTGACGGTGGCCCCTAGAAACCTCAAAGATGGAAACTACCTCTACACCCTGGGGGGTGTCCTTCCCGGAAGGTTGCTCATG CAGGGTACCTCAGGCTCCATAAAACTTTTCTCTCAGAGGCGACGAGCGCTGGGTATCTGGGGCCGGTGGATGTTGTCTGTGGGGATCGGAGATGCATGCGGGGAATCCCGGCACAAGAAGGCGGCGGCGCGGAGGAACAAAAGAAGGCGCAATCGGATACACTTCACTATCTGTTTATTTTCAGTAACAGCCACTTGTTCTAAACCACAGCCATGGTTGTTGGCAAAAAgcccaaaacaacaaaataaagtctgTCATAGTCATCATGCCCCGCGAACTGTGCTCTGA
- the LOC119525784 gene encoding uncharacterized protein LOC119525784 isoform X4, producing the protein MFRGMGGGRERYLESSSLSRTNTLSTLGKEAASTKPATYTTSMDVFGAHVWRDRRMSAGVESLMWKAVYGQRLNTLTSQELRYLHLVLCKMYGLCLNVYLLREAVANAGNQDDVVLGRKVPREVWKFIYDGCVQKTGITHEMLVEQASSAALWLRLNSKPELLAGLTSYILHRLGVRVPVTVAPRNLKDGNYLYTLGGVLPGRGDERWVSGAGGCCLWGSEMHAGNPGTRRRRRGGTKEGAIGYTSLSVYFQ; encoded by the exons ATGTTCAGGGGGATGGGCGGCGGTAGGGAGAGGTATTTAGAAAGCAGTTCCTTGTCGAGGACCAACACTCTATCTACTTTGGGGAAAGAGGCCGCATCTACAAAGCCAGCCACGTATACCACCAGCATGGATGTCTTTGGGGCGCACGTATGGCGGGACAGGCGTATGAGCGCGGGGGTGGAGAGCCTGATGTGGAAGGCTGTGTACGGGCAGCGATTAAATACGCTCACCAGTCAGGAGCTCAGATACCTGCACCTGGTGCTGTGTAAGATGTACGGGCTGTGTCTCAACGTATACTTACTTCGGGAAGCCGTCGCCAACGCGGGCAACCAGGACGACGTGGTCTTAGGCAGGAAGGTGCCCCGCGAGGTCTGGAAATTTATCTATGATGGGTGTGTGCAAAAAACGGGTATTACGCACGAGATGCTGGTAGAGCAGGCTAGCAGTGCCGCCCTGTGGCTCCGTCTTAATTCCAAACCCGAGCTGCTGGCTGGACTCACCAGCTACATCCTGCACAGGCTCGGGGTGAGGGTACCGGTGACGGTGGCCCCTAGAAACCTCAAAGATGGAAACTACCTCTACACCCTGGGGGGTGTCCTTCCCGGAAG AGGCGACGAGCGCTGGGTATCTGGGGCCGGTGGATGTTGTCTGTGGGGATCGGAGATGCATGCGGGGAATCCCGGCACAAGAAGGCGGCGGCGCGGAGGAACAAAAGAAGGCGCAATCGGATACACTTCACTATCTGTTTATTTTCAGTAA
- the LOC119525784 gene encoding uncharacterized protein LOC119525784 isoform X5, with product MFRGMGGGRERYLESSSLSRTNTLSTLGKEAASTKPATYTTSMDVFGAHVWRDRRMSAGVESLMWKAVYGQRLNTLTSQELRYLHLVLCKMYGLCLNVYLLREAVANAGNQDDVVLGRKVPREVWKFIYDGCVQKTGITHEMLVEQASSAALWLRLNSKPELLAGLTSYILHRLGVRVPVTVAPRNLKDGNYLYTLGGVLPGRVPQAP from the exons ATGTTCAGGGGGATGGGCGGCGGTAGGGAGAGGTATTTAGAAAGCAGTTCCTTGTCGAGGACCAACACTCTATCTACTTTGGGGAAAGAGGCCGCATCTACAAAGCCAGCCACGTATACCACCAGCATGGATGTCTTTGGGGCGCACGTATGGCGGGACAGGCGTATGAGCGCGGGGGTGGAGAGCCTGATGTGGAAGGCTGTGTACGGGCAGCGATTAAATACGCTCACCAGTCAGGAGCTCAGATACCTGCACCTGGTGCTGTGTAAGATGTACGGGCTGTGTCTCAACGTATACTTACTTCGGGAAGCCGTCGCCAACGCGGGCAACCAGGACGACGTGGTCTTAGGCAGGAAGGTGCCCCGCGAGGTCTGGAAATTTATCTATGATGGGTGTGTGCAAAAAACGGGTATTACGCACGAGATGCTGGTAGAGCAGGCTAGCAGTGCCGCCCTGTGGCTCCGTCTTAATTCCAAACCCGAGCTGCTGGCTGGACTCACCAGCTACATCCTGCACAGGCTCGGGGTGAGGGTACCGGTGACGGTGGCCCCTAGAAACCTCAAAGATGGAAACTACCTCTACACCCTGGGGGGTGTCCTTCCCGGAAG GGTACCTCAGGCTCCATAA